From a single Hevea brasiliensis isolate MT/VB/25A 57/8 unplaced genomic scaffold, ASM3005281v1 Scaf1, whole genome shotgun sequence genomic region:
- the LOC110633978 gene encoding uncharacterized protein LOC110633978 produces the protein MEWFHPRRRGPEWKHGWAGQTLASISTPPSPLLTIFGIVILLLWLSQYTDYKSQLRHTAINFQLFLFLLPILLIFLVASYSTNWMLYSRLQQPQHDSVSPAAAAGGSSPWGIAIFVVLLLVLLSYQSTFHSKWFGPLGRSD, from the coding sequence atggaaTGGTTCCATCCGAGGAGAAGGGGTCCTGAGTGGAAACATGGGTGGGCAGGCCAGACTCTGGCTTCCATCTCTACACCACCATCTCCATTGCTCACCATTTTTGGCATAGTTATTCTCCTACTATGGCTCTCTCAGTACACAGATTACAAGTCTCAATTACGCCACACAGCAATCAACTTTCAGCTTTTCCTTTTCTTGCTACCCATTCTGCTTATTTTCTTGGTGGCTTCATATTCTACAAACTGGATGCTTTATTCTCGGCTCCAACAACCGCAGCATGATTCGGTTAGTCCAGCTGCTGCTGCTGGGGGATCTTCGCCTTGGGGTATTGCCATCTTTGTGGTGCTGCTGCTTGTTTTGCTTTCTTACCAATCTACATTTCATTCCAAATGGTTTGGACCTCTTGGGAGGTCAGATTAA